Proteins from one Malaya genurostris strain Urasoe2022 chromosome 2, Malgen_1.1, whole genome shotgun sequence genomic window:
- the LOC131428282 gene encoding uncharacterized protein LOC131428282 isoform X2, whose translation MEDLLTMAFSKMFNFVGKKMSKKNRAFNQSDIMPETTDESSSELDESFHVMIERKRQELLKCKENKTKLEENSFSASQVSGCGDTNSVFVGDDSTFIEQDSMFKTTDESFEAMEKLCSMDQSKIGCNQDQIQKEEEAIRRILEVGLNENAIKDVQQKKGNVSMCLGDVTQLEDIEEPSCMWDQSILPGGSGTTKALSPMKRVHMLRPSTILEEQTINESSVSNNSKNTSLDSYITAKQTWNGSENCSIVTGSEVYRTADEGSDRKSDVNSTGDSAIGFDATANKTSIEKSVTNANAVVSQESDYEEDHDVIILSSSESEEDDDTPVENYMLEEDAHLDTGTTFNNSGSLQENSLCRDDGDIVEDSCSPLLDAIPDHFNDTLEEMEFMMRQGMKIMQQQKAQKQQEHERQANGSSNSSSVQKSRTVPHISPFTPASPKQYLKPIQSNTSNCKQTLFSHSANKLYSTQKPSSAPSSGSNSCGNFKKPVSRFPLPKSAKKFDHIVSPIGAYINRTPQTALQSRIFCPNQNLIDVLHSKVENRESAMNTKENFYQPEVDPATYSSSLPRKGVVSSRGAHVLDERHTVRIPGGEKMHKLLNNSPTMVIRHEGRLKYQREMQLTDDSVADDSMADLSVASGDVSVRVLKDVRRF comes from the exons ATGGAAGATTTAttaacaatggctttcagtaaaatgtttaattttgttGGAAAGAAGATGTCAAAAAA AAATCGTGCATTCAACCAGTCGGATATTATGCCGGAAACAACCGATGAATCATCCTCTGAATTGGACGAgagttttcatgttatgattgaACGAAAACGGCAAGAACTTCTCAAATgtaaagaaaataaaacaaaacttgaaGAGAATTCATTTTCTGCATCCCAAGTTTCCGGTTGCGGCGATACCAATTCAGTGTTTGTTGGTGATGATTCTACGTTTATAGAACAGGATTCAATGTTCAAAACAACCGATGAGAGTTTCGAAGCAATGGAAAAACTTTGCTCAATGGACCAAAGTAAGATTGGGTGCAACCAAGATCAGAttcagaaagaagaagaagctatACGACGAATTCTAGAAGTTGGACTAAATGAAAATGCAATTAAAG ATGTTCAACAGAAGAAGGGCAACGTTTCAATGTGTCTTGGTGATGTCACTCAACTAGAAGACATTGAAGAACCATCGTGTATGTGGGATCAGTCAATCTTGCCAGGTGGATCTGGGACAACAAAGGCTCTTTCACCTATGAAACGAGTTCATATGCTCAGACCATCTACTATCCTGGAAGAACAAACAATTAATGAGAGTAGTGTAAGCAACAACTCTAAGAATACATCACTGGATAGCTACATTACTGCGAAACAAACATGGAATGGAAGTGAGAATTGTTCAATAGTTACTGGCAGTGAAGTGTATCGCACAGCTGATGAAGGAAGTGACAGAAAATCTGATGTCAATAGTACAGGTGATTCAGCCATCGGCTTTGATGCAACGGCCAACAAAACAAGCATAGAGAAGAGCGTTACTAATGCGAACGCGGTTGTTTCTCAAGAGAGTGATTACGAAGAAGATCATGACGTAATTATCTTGAGTTCCAGCGAAAGCGAAGAAGATGATGATACTCCAGTTGAGAATTACATGTTGGAAGAAGACGCGCACTTGGATACAGGAACCACGTTCAACAATAGTGGCAGTTTGCAGGAGAACTCTCTCTGTAGAGATGATGGGGACATTGTTGAAGATTCCTGTTCACCTTTATTAGATGCAATCCCGGATCATTTTAACGATACTTTAGAAGAAATGGAATTTATGATGCGTCAGGGTATGAAAATCATGCAACAGCAGAAAGCTCAAAAACAACAGGAACACGAAAGACAGGCAAACGGCAGTTCGAATTCATCCAGCGTTCAAAAATCTCGTACCGTTCCTCACATAAGTCCGTTTACTCCTGCTAGCCCTAAACAGTATCTTAAACCAATACAGTCTAACACGTCCAACTGTAAACAAACTCTTTTTTCTCATAGCGCAAACAAGCTCTATTCGACCCAAAAACCAAGTTCCGCACCGTCCTCTGGTTCCAACAGCTGTGGCAATTTTAAGAAACCAGTCAGTCGATTTCCACTACCGAAATCAGCTAAAAAGTTCGATCACATCGTATCACCTATTGGAGCTTATATTAATCGTACACCGCAAACGGCGCTACAGTCTCGTATCTTCTGTCCAAATCAAAATTTGATTGATGTGTTGCACAGCAAAGTAGAAAATCGAGAAAGTGCGATGAATACAAAGGAAAACTTCTACCAACCCGAGGTGGATCCAGCAACCTACAGTTCATCTTTGCCGCGGAAGGGTGTTGTAAGTTCCCGTGGTGCACATGTTTTAGATGAACGACATACCGTGAGAATCCCTGGTGGAGAAAAGATGCACAAATTATTGAATAATTCGCCGACGATGGTTATTCGACATGAAGGAAGACTGAAATATCAACGGGAAATGCAGTTGACGGACGATAGTGTGGCGGACGATAGCATGGCAGATCTGTCGGTGGCATCTGGGGATGTTTCAGTACGTGTGCTGAAGGATGTTAGACGCTTCTAA
- the LOC131428282 gene encoding uncharacterized protein LOC131428282 isoform X1: MSNDSTSGDDSEVYFGTPTIKEMKRYFRKLQNRAFNQSDIMPETTDESSSELDESFHVMIERKRQELLKCKENKTKLEENSFSASQVSGCGDTNSVFVGDDSTFIEQDSMFKTTDESFEAMEKLCSMDQSKIGCNQDQIQKEEEAIRRILEVGLNENAIKDVQQKKGNVSMCLGDVTQLEDIEEPSCMWDQSILPGGSGTTKALSPMKRVHMLRPSTILEEQTINESSVSNNSKNTSLDSYITAKQTWNGSENCSIVTGSEVYRTADEGSDRKSDVNSTGDSAIGFDATANKTSIEKSVTNANAVVSQESDYEEDHDVIILSSSESEEDDDTPVENYMLEEDAHLDTGTTFNNSGSLQENSLCRDDGDIVEDSCSPLLDAIPDHFNDTLEEMEFMMRQGMKIMQQQKAQKQQEHERQANGSSNSSSVQKSRTVPHISPFTPASPKQYLKPIQSNTSNCKQTLFSHSANKLYSTQKPSSAPSSGSNSCGNFKKPVSRFPLPKSAKKFDHIVSPIGAYINRTPQTALQSRIFCPNQNLIDVLHSKVENRESAMNTKENFYQPEVDPATYSSSLPRKGVVSSRGAHVLDERHTVRIPGGEKMHKLLNNSPTMVIRHEGRLKYQREMQLTDDSVADDSMADLSVASGDVSVRVLKDVRRF; this comes from the exons ATGTCTAACGACAGTACTAGTGGTGATGATTCGGAAGTGTACTTCGGAACACCAACGATCAAAGAAATGAAGCggtatttcagaaaattaca AAATCGTGCATTCAACCAGTCGGATATTATGCCGGAAACAACCGATGAATCATCCTCTGAATTGGACGAgagttttcatgttatgattgaACGAAAACGGCAAGAACTTCTCAAATgtaaagaaaataaaacaaaacttgaaGAGAATTCATTTTCTGCATCCCAAGTTTCCGGTTGCGGCGATACCAATTCAGTGTTTGTTGGTGATGATTCTACGTTTATAGAACAGGATTCAATGTTCAAAACAACCGATGAGAGTTTCGAAGCAATGGAAAAACTTTGCTCAATGGACCAAAGTAAGATTGGGTGCAACCAAGATCAGAttcagaaagaagaagaagctatACGACGAATTCTAGAAGTTGGACTAAATGAAAATGCAATTAAAG ATGTTCAACAGAAGAAGGGCAACGTTTCAATGTGTCTTGGTGATGTCACTCAACTAGAAGACATTGAAGAACCATCGTGTATGTGGGATCAGTCAATCTTGCCAGGTGGATCTGGGACAACAAAGGCTCTTTCACCTATGAAACGAGTTCATATGCTCAGACCATCTACTATCCTGGAAGAACAAACAATTAATGAGAGTAGTGTAAGCAACAACTCTAAGAATACATCACTGGATAGCTACATTACTGCGAAACAAACATGGAATGGAAGTGAGAATTGTTCAATAGTTACTGGCAGTGAAGTGTATCGCACAGCTGATGAAGGAAGTGACAGAAAATCTGATGTCAATAGTACAGGTGATTCAGCCATCGGCTTTGATGCAACGGCCAACAAAACAAGCATAGAGAAGAGCGTTACTAATGCGAACGCGGTTGTTTCTCAAGAGAGTGATTACGAAGAAGATCATGACGTAATTATCTTGAGTTCCAGCGAAAGCGAAGAAGATGATGATACTCCAGTTGAGAATTACATGTTGGAAGAAGACGCGCACTTGGATACAGGAACCACGTTCAACAATAGTGGCAGTTTGCAGGAGAACTCTCTCTGTAGAGATGATGGGGACATTGTTGAAGATTCCTGTTCACCTTTATTAGATGCAATCCCGGATCATTTTAACGATACTTTAGAAGAAATGGAATTTATGATGCGTCAGGGTATGAAAATCATGCAACAGCAGAAAGCTCAAAAACAACAGGAACACGAAAGACAGGCAAACGGCAGTTCGAATTCATCCAGCGTTCAAAAATCTCGTACCGTTCCTCACATAAGTCCGTTTACTCCTGCTAGCCCTAAACAGTATCTTAAACCAATACAGTCTAACACGTCCAACTGTAAACAAACTCTTTTTTCTCATAGCGCAAACAAGCTCTATTCGACCCAAAAACCAAGTTCCGCACCGTCCTCTGGTTCCAACAGCTGTGGCAATTTTAAGAAACCAGTCAGTCGATTTCCACTACCGAAATCAGCTAAAAAGTTCGATCACATCGTATCACCTATTGGAGCTTATATTAATCGTACACCGCAAACGGCGCTACAGTCTCGTATCTTCTGTCCAAATCAAAATTTGATTGATGTGTTGCACAGCAAAGTAGAAAATCGAGAAAGTGCGATGAATACAAAGGAAAACTTCTACCAACCCGAGGTGGATCCAGCAACCTACAGTTCATCTTTGCCGCGGAAGGGTGTTGTAAGTTCCCGTGGTGCACATGTTTTAGATGAACGACATACCGTGAGAATCCCTGGTGGAGAAAAGATGCACAAATTATTGAATAATTCGCCGACGATGGTTATTCGACATGAAGGAAGACTGAAATATCAACGGGAAATGCAGTTGACGGACGATAGTGTGGCGGACGATAGCATGGCAGATCTGTCGGTGGCATCTGGGGATGTTTCAGTACGTGTGCTGAAGGATGTTAGACGCTTCTAA
- the LOC131428282 gene encoding uncharacterized protein LOC131428282 isoform X3, whose product MSNDSTSGDDSEVYFGTPTIKEMKRYFRKLQNRAFNQSDIMPETTDESSSELDESFHVMIERKRQELLKCKENKTKLEENSFSASQVSGCGDTNSVFVGDDSTFIEQDSMFKTTDESFEAMEKLCSMDQSKIGCNQDQIQKEEEAIRRILEVGLNENAIKDVQQKKGNVSMCLGDVTQLEDIEEPSCMWDQSILPGGSGTTKALSPMKRVHMLRPSTILEEQTINESSVSNNSKNTSLDSYITAKQTWNGSENCSIVTGSEVYRTADEGSDRKSDVNSTGDSAIGFDATANKTSIEKSVTNANAVVSQESDYEEDHDVIILSSSESEEDDDTPVENYMLEEDAHLDTGTTFNNSGSLQENSLCRDDGDIVEDSCSPLLDAIPDHFNDTLEEMEFMMRQGMKIMQQQKAQKQQEHERQANGSSNSSSVQKSRTVPHISPFTPASPKHANKLYSTQKPSSAPSSGSNSCGNFKKPVSRFPLPKSAKKFDHIVSPIGAYINRTPQTALQSRIFCPNQNLIDVLHSKVENRESAMNTKENFYQPEVDPATYSSSLPRKGVVSSRGAHVLDERHTVRIPGGEKMHKLLNNSPTMVIRHEGRLKYQREMQLTDDSVADDSMADLSVASGDVSVRVLKDVRRF is encoded by the exons ATGTCTAACGACAGTACTAGTGGTGATGATTCGGAAGTGTACTTCGGAACACCAACGATCAAAGAAATGAAGCggtatttcagaaaattaca AAATCGTGCATTCAACCAGTCGGATATTATGCCGGAAACAACCGATGAATCATCCTCTGAATTGGACGAgagttttcatgttatgattgaACGAAAACGGCAAGAACTTCTCAAATgtaaagaaaataaaacaaaacttgaaGAGAATTCATTTTCTGCATCCCAAGTTTCCGGTTGCGGCGATACCAATTCAGTGTTTGTTGGTGATGATTCTACGTTTATAGAACAGGATTCAATGTTCAAAACAACCGATGAGAGTTTCGAAGCAATGGAAAAACTTTGCTCAATGGACCAAAGTAAGATTGGGTGCAACCAAGATCAGAttcagaaagaagaagaagctatACGACGAATTCTAGAAGTTGGACTAAATGAAAATGCAATTAAAG ATGTTCAACAGAAGAAGGGCAACGTTTCAATGTGTCTTGGTGATGTCACTCAACTAGAAGACATTGAAGAACCATCGTGTATGTGGGATCAGTCAATCTTGCCAGGTGGATCTGGGACAACAAAGGCTCTTTCACCTATGAAACGAGTTCATATGCTCAGACCATCTACTATCCTGGAAGAACAAACAATTAATGAGAGTAGTGTAAGCAACAACTCTAAGAATACATCACTGGATAGCTACATTACTGCGAAACAAACATGGAATGGAAGTGAGAATTGTTCAATAGTTACTGGCAGTGAAGTGTATCGCACAGCTGATGAAGGAAGTGACAGAAAATCTGATGTCAATAGTACAGGTGATTCAGCCATCGGCTTTGATGCAACGGCCAACAAAACAAGCATAGAGAAGAGCGTTACTAATGCGAACGCGGTTGTTTCTCAAGAGAGTGATTACGAAGAAGATCATGACGTAATTATCTTGAGTTCCAGCGAAAGCGAAGAAGATGATGATACTCCAGTTGAGAATTACATGTTGGAAGAAGACGCGCACTTGGATACAGGAACCACGTTCAACAATAGTGGCAGTTTGCAGGAGAACTCTCTCTGTAGAGATGATGGGGACATTGTTGAAGATTCCTGTTCACCTTTATTAGATGCAATCCCGGATCATTTTAACGATACTTTAGAAGAAATGGAATTTATGATGCGTCAGGGTATGAAAATCATGCAACAGCAGAAAGCTCAAAAACAACAGGAACACGAAAGACAGGCAAACGGCAGTTCGAATTCATCCAGCGTTCAAAAATCTCGTACCGTTCCTCACATAAGTCCGTTTACTCCTGCTAGCCCTAAACA CGCAAACAAGCTCTATTCGACCCAAAAACCAAGTTCCGCACCGTCCTCTGGTTCCAACAGCTGTGGCAATTTTAAGAAACCAGTCAGTCGATTTCCACTACCGAAATCAGCTAAAAAGTTCGATCACATCGTATCACCTATTGGAGCTTATATTAATCGTACACCGCAAACGGCGCTACAGTCTCGTATCTTCTGTCCAAATCAAAATTTGATTGATGTGTTGCACAGCAAAGTAGAAAATCGAGAAAGTGCGATGAATACAAAGGAAAACTTCTACCAACCCGAGGTGGATCCAGCAACCTACAGTTCATCTTTGCCGCGGAAGGGTGTTGTAAGTTCCCGTGGTGCACATGTTTTAGATGAACGACATACCGTGAGAATCCCTGGTGGAGAAAAGATGCACAAATTATTGAATAATTCGCCGACGATGGTTATTCGACATGAAGGAAGACTGAAATATCAACGGGAAATGCAGTTGACGGACGATAGTGTGGCGGACGATAGCATGGCAGATCTGTCGGTGGCATCTGGGGATGTTTCAGTACGTGTGCTGAAGGATGTTAGACGCTTCTAA
- the LOC131428284 gene encoding hydroxymethylglutaryl-CoA lyase, mitochondrial → MLNILHRSVKSFSVRRYTTNLAQPTAVRIVEVGPRDGLQNEPTLLPTETKIELINALSNTGLRSIEVTSFVSAKWVPQMGDNAEVFQRINKLPGISYPVLTPNLKGFQTALKVGAEEVAVFGAASESFTKKNVNCSIEESLIRFQDVMDAAKKTHVKVRGYVSTVVGCPYEGKIKPSAVVRVVDKLLEMGCYEISLGDTIGVGTPGSFSRMLSEVTKIAPVSMLAVHCHDTYGQALPNILTSLDFGVAVVDASVSGLGGCPYARGASGNAATEDVVYMLHGLGVETGIDLPKLVNVGKFICDKLNWRSESKVNRAMRKTNTNA, encoded by the exons ATGTTAAATATCCTTCATCGATCAGTTAAATCATTTTCTGTACGAAGATACACAACG AATCTTGCTCAACCTACCGCTGTTAGAATTGTAGAGGTAGGCCCACGAGATGGACTTCAAAATGAACCTACGCTTTTGCCAACTGAAACTAAAATAGAACTTATCAATGCCCTTTCAAATACCGGACTCCGCTCAATCGAAGTCACAAGTTTTGTCAGTGCCAAATGGGTTCCACAAATGGGAGACAATGCAGAGGTGTTTCAGCGCATTAACAAACTTCCGGGTATCAGTTATCCCGTTCTGACACCAAATTTAAAAGGATTTCAAACGGCG CTAAAAGTTGGTGCAGAAGAAGTTGCTGTTTTCGGAGCCGCATCTGAAAGCTTCACTAAAAAGAATGTGAATTGTTCAATCGAGGAAAGTCTTATTCGTTTTCAAGACGTAATGGATGCTGCAAAAAAGACACATGTAAAAGTTAGAGGATATGTGTCCACTGTCGTAG GTTGCCCATACGAAGGAAAAATCAAACCATCTGCAGTAGTTCGTGTAGTAGATAAACTTCTAGAAATGGGATGTTATGAAATATCTCTAGGAGACACGATCGGTGTTGGTACACCAGGAAGTTTTTCGAGAATGCTCAGTGAAGTAACTAAAATTGCACCTGTTAGTATGCTAGCcgtacattgtcatgatacgTACGGACAGGCTCTTCCTAACATTTTAACATCACTAGACTTCGGAGTCGCAGTAGTGGACGCTTCCGTCTCTGGTCTCGGAGGATGCCCTTACGCTAGAGGTGCCTCTGGTAATGCTGCTACGGAAGATGTGGTTTATATGTTGCACGGGCTTGGAGTAGAAACTGGAATTGATTTACCTAAGCTGGTAAATGTTGGCAAATTCATTTGCGATAAACTTAACTGGCGATCCGAATCCAAAGTAAATCGTGCCATGAGAAAAACAAACACCAATGCTTGA